TGGCACAGCAAGTCCGTACTCCGATGAAAGCCTTTTCCACAGGTGTCACAGGAGAATGGCCACTCCTCTGTGGGACCGCCATGGTCGTGGTCATCGGCTTGGCAGGAGTCCAGGTGGGAGTGAAGTCTCATGTGTTTCTTCAGGTGATAACTCTGGCCAAAGCATTTCTTGCAGAACTGGCAGGCATGTGGCCTCTCCCCGGTGTGCGACTGGGTGTGGCGCAGCAAGCCGTACCGCTGACTGAACCCCTTTCCACAGGTGTCGCAGGAAAAGGGCTTCACCCCTGTGTGGATCCGGCCGTGAATCAACAAGCGGCTCTTCTGGCTGAAGCTCTTTCCACAGGTGGAACAGGAGAAGGGCCTCTCACCTGTGTGGATCCTCAAGTGTGCCATCAAAGAACTGTGCTGGGTGAAACTCTTTCCGCATTCTTGGCACCAGTGCGGCTTCCGGGCAGGCTTTCTACCAGACGCTCCTCCGTCTGTCTGACCTGAAGGTGTGTGGACACTGATGTGGTCGATCAACGAGGCCTCCACACCTGTGTCTGTAGAAGAGGTCTCCAGCACTGCATCGTAGCTACCGCCTCTGATCCGGCTCCCGTTTGCTGGAGAATCCTCCGGAGGGATTCCTTGCCAAACTTCCTGGCAAACGTCTGAAAGACGATACTCGGGTGGCTGTCGTGAATCTGAAACAGAAGGACCCAACAAATAACTCTTCAACATCGGCATGCAAATTCAAGAACTTCTGGAACATTTAGCTGATTCTAACGTATACCGGCTTTGCAAATCGGCTTTCGCCAACATGAGATCTATTGGGATCacattaattgtgtaaacggGTGAAGTTGAGAGACCCTATAGCATCTATTCTCCACTCGTCTCTTAGACCACGGGTCTCAGACTTGTGACTGAGAGAATGTCCTCTTCGATTGTCGGAGATTTCTTGAATCTCGGAGAGGACTGTGTTTGTGCAAAAGTCCAAGTTTAGGTTCAGATTTCATCTTGTCTGAAGCCCAGTGAGGCACCGCCTCCAGTGACAAACTCTAAGCATCTGAGACTTGGACTTCACCCCCATCGTGAGGGTCCCACAAGACATGTCGGGGTCTCGTTCAGTTCAGCAGATGCTTGCAGAGCGGTTCTGCTGCACATCAACCCAGAACATCTCTGACTTTCTCACATTTCAAAGCCGAGTCAGCGTTTCAACCTGGAGACCCTGCTCCTCTGGAAACATCTAGAACCCCCAAACCTGCAAGATCTGGGTCAACGAGACAAAGGGATTGTTGTGAAAGATCTTCCAGAAACCACCAGAACTGGGTTACCGGACTGCAAGTTTGCTCTGATGAAGGAACCAGAAACAACAGTTTAGAAAGATATCATGGGAACAGAACATCTGAGTAGAAGGAACCTTCAGGTTCTAGACTGATCCAGATCTCTGACCCCCCAGAGTTCTACCTTCCCCCACATACCTATTCTGTGTAACTTTATGACCAGCTGTCTGTTCATGTCCAGCAGACCCGCCTCCTCTTTGAGCCCGCCAGCATCATGGCGCCTGTGGACcgctggaggttctggttcttctggcTCCTCTTTGATCCATGAAGGTTCTGTAGTTCTTGAGTTGGTCAGGGATACGTTCTGAAGTTCAGCATGAGGTTCATTACGGATCAGGAGCtctagaaaccaaaacacatgtCCAAACCTTTCCAAACAGAACCTGAAAGTTCTAAACGCCAGTACCTTCTGGGTggtccagcagggggagctccCTCTCTCTGTCTTCATCCTGTTCTTCTTTAGCCTGCAGAAATTCTGGTTCTTCTTTAATCACCAGG
This Oryzias melastigma strain HK-1 linkage group LG2, ASM292280v2, whole genome shotgun sequence DNA region includes the following protein-coding sequences:
- the LOC112140214 gene encoding gastrula zinc finger protein XlCGF57.1, producing the protein MSARAPSEDLQQVLKDEEAPAEQLLWNQDSWNQKEPESPEIKEELEELNILVIKEEPEFLQAKEEQDEDRERELPLLDHPEELLIRNEPHAELQNVSLTNSRTTEPSWIKEEPEEPEPPAVHRRHDAGGLKEEAGLLDMNRQLVIKLHRIDSRQPPEYRLSDVCQEVWQGIPPEDSPANGSRIRGGSYDAVLETSSTDTGVEASLIDHISVHTPSGQTDGGASGRKPARKPHWCQECGKSFTQHSSLMAHLRIHTGERPFSCSTCGKSFSQKSRLLIHGRIHTGVKPFSCDTCGKGFSQRYGLLRHTQSHTGERPHACQFCKKCFGQSYHLKKHMRLHSHLDSCQADDHDHGGPTEEWPFSCDTCGKGFHRSTDLLCHMRIHSDESPYSCHTCGKEFARTRDLCHHTRLHTGERPFLCNTCGKGFRRNSDLLSHLRAHSEEKAFPCETCGKTLSSRQQLLRHTWTHTGGKPFACQSCGKTFGQSYHLLYHMRTHTGERPFSCETCGKSFCQNSDLDHHRRIHTGEKPFTCQTCGLRFRRSSDLSRHMRTHTDERPYSCETCGKGFKRRGHLSSHARTHEGKELPG